A stretch of the Filimonas lacunae genome encodes the following:
- the ybeY gene encoding rRNA maturation RNase YbeY yields MKKVHFNYADRKLSLTGKENCKQHIEYLFSKEKKKLEEIRYIFCSDEYLLQINKDFLQHDYYTDIITFDLSEGDATTSEVYISVDRVKENAITQGTTFTREMLRVLFHGALHLCGYKDKTKDQVSEMRKKEEQYILSFEKKYK; encoded by the coding sequence TTGAAGAAGGTACATTTTAACTATGCCGACCGTAAGTTATCCCTTACCGGCAAAGAAAACTGCAAGCAGCACATTGAATACCTGTTTTCTAAGGAAAAGAAGAAACTGGAAGAGATCCGGTATATATTCTGCTCTGACGAATACCTGTTACAGATAAACAAGGATTTTCTACAGCACGACTATTACACCGACATTATCACTTTTGATTTAAGTGAAGGGGATGCTACCACATCTGAGGTGTACATCAGCGTAGACAGGGTAAAAGAGAATGCCATTACCCAGGGCACCACCTTTACCCGTGAAATGCTGAGGGTTTTATTTCATGGCGCCTTGCATTTGTGTGGCTACAAGGATAAAACCAAAGACCAGGTAAGTGAGATGCGCAAAAAGGAAGAACAGTACATCCTTTCCTTTGAAAAGAAGTACAAATAA
- the mnmG gene encoding tRNA uridine-5-carboxymethylaminomethyl(34) synthesis enzyme MnmG, producing MFPDYDVIVVGAGHAGCEAAAAAANMGSKVLLITMNMQTIAQMSCNPAMGGIAKGQIVREIDALGGYSGIVTDLSMIQFRMLNRSKGPAMWSPRTQNDRMLFAATWREKLEQTSNIDFYQDMVRNIIIKGDKACGVVTGLGHHINSKSVVVTSGTFLNGIIHIGEKQFGGGRVAEKAATGITEQLVELGFESDRLKTGTPPRVDGRSLDYSKMEEQKGDEEITGFSYLDVPKIKPEQQISCHITYTNQQVHDTLKTGFDRSPMFTGRIEGIGPRYCPSIEDKINRFAERDRHQIFVEPEGFNTVEIYVNGFSTSLPEDVQYNAIRQIEGFENVRIFRPGYAIEYDFFPPTQLTYSLETKMINNLFFAGQINGTTGYEEAACQGLMAGMNAHLKAKNLPPFILKRSEAYIGVLIDDLISKGTEEPYRMFTSRAEYRTLLRQDNADLRLTEMSHKLGLAKDDRMEKVSNKRDGVERIKKQLAAFTIEPDEANEYLSSINSSPLTEKQKASKLVLRPDIDLPSLFKAIPRLAQEFTNENKEAIEQAEIQVKYERYIEKEEELVKRMAQMENAIIPDKFDYDKISALSNEALQKFKKIRPATLGQASRISGVNPSDVQILMVYMGR from the coding sequence ATGTTTCCAGATTACGATGTTATAGTAGTAGGTGCAGGTCACGCAGGCTGTGAAGCTGCTGCTGCCGCTGCAAACATGGGTAGTAAGGTTCTTCTTATTACCATGAATATGCAGACTATTGCTCAAATGAGTTGTAACCCAGCTATGGGTGGTATTGCTAAAGGCCAGATTGTAAGAGAAATAGATGCATTAGGAGGATATAGTGGCATTGTAACTGACTTAAGTATGATCCAGTTTCGCATGCTGAACAGAAGTAAAGGTCCTGCTATGTGGAGTCCACGTACACAGAACGATCGTATGCTGTTTGCTGCTACATGGAGAGAGAAGCTGGAACAGACTTCCAACATAGACTTTTACCAGGATATGGTACGCAATATCATCATCAAAGGAGATAAAGCCTGTGGTGTTGTTACAGGACTGGGGCATCATATCAATTCCAAATCAGTAGTAGTTACCAGCGGAACCTTCCTTAATGGTATCATTCACATAGGTGAAAAGCAGTTTGGTGGTGGCCGCGTAGCAGAGAAAGCCGCTACAGGTATTACAGAACAACTGGTGGAACTCGGATTTGAAAGCGATCGTTTGAAAACAGGTACTCCTCCCCGTGTGGATGGACGTAGCCTGGACTATTCTAAGATGGAAGAACAAAAAGGTGATGAAGAAATCACTGGCTTCTCATACCTGGATGTTCCAAAGATCAAGCCTGAACAGCAAATAAGCTGTCATATTACCTATACCAACCAGCAGGTACACGATACATTGAAGACTGGTTTTGATAGAAGTCCTATGTTCACTGGACGTATTGAAGGTATAGGTCCACGTTACTGCCCTAGCATAGAAGATAAGATCAACCGCTTTGCAGAGAGAGACAGGCACCAGATATTCGTAGAGCCAGAAGGGTTTAACACCGTGGAGATCTATGTAAATGGTTTCTCAACTTCCCTTCCGGAAGATGTTCAGTACAATGCTATCAGGCAAATTGAAGGGTTTGAGAACGTAAGGATCTTCCGTCCGGGCTATGCTATCGAGTATGACTTCTTCCCACCTACCCAGTTAACCTATTCACTGGAAACCAAAATGATCAATAACCTGTTCTTTGCAGGTCAGATCAATGGTACTACCGGGTATGAAGAAGCAGCTTGCCAGGGTTTAATGGCAGGTATGAATGCTCATCTGAAAGCTAAAAACCTTCCTCCTTTCATACTGAAAAGAAGCGAAGCTTACATAGGAGTATTAATTGACGACCTGATAAGCAAGGGTACAGAAGAACCTTACCGCATGTTTACCAGCCGGGCAGAATATAGAACCCTGTTACGTCAGGATAACGCAGACCTACGCCTTACTGAAATGAGCCATAAGCTGGGATTAGCTAAGGATGACAGGATGGAAAAAGTAAGTAATAAAAGGGATGGAGTAGAAAGGATCAAGAAACAACTGGCAGCCTTTACTATTGAACCAGACGAAGCAAATGAATACCTGTCTTCTATTAATTCATCACCTTTAACTGAAAAGCAGAAGGCATCTAAACTGGTTCTTCGTCCTGATATCGATCTTCCCTCTTTATTCAAAGCAATCCCCCGTTTAGCACAGGAGTTTACCAATGAGAATAAAGAAGCTATAGAGCAGGCAGAGATACAAGTGAAGTATGAACGATACATTGAAAAAGAAGAAGAACTGGTAAAAAGGATGGCACAAATGGAGAATGCCATTATACCTGATAAGTTTGATTACGATAAAATATCAGCCTTAAGTAATGAAGCCTTACAGAAGTTTAAGAAGATAAGGCCCGCAACCTTAGGACAAGCCAGCCGAATAAGTGGTGTTAATCCGAGTGACGTTCAAATACTAATGGTTTATATGGGGAGGTAG
- a CDS encoding beta strand repeat-containing protein has protein sequence MPLPIRNKILLLVILLLAFVKSEAQVKIGTSPTSLEKSALLELNGNRQGLLLPRLSDTSIINTLAPPDGMLIYYQANNSGRGLYLRKSGFWQRITTDSLLNASLVSWNLAGNNSLTGTEKLGPNNAVPLNIVTAGTSRIVIDATGNTSIIGNTTLGGTFTLNPAATSTDTTALFLNSSNTVVKRNLNNVAFSGAIQSINGLTPSAQTISTNATAGALGFTSTGSSHVLSIPDASISTRGFVNLTDQSFAGNKTFSNNLTVAGITSLIASANTTDTNFLMLNAANQVTKRNFSSFPGIQSLNGLTAATQTFATSANQATAIGFSSTGTVHTLNLTDADSTIRGFVTTSAQRFGGDKSFKNNVTVSGITTLSPTAATDTSFLMINAANQVTRRNFSSFSFPGIQSLNGLTATAQTFANSTNQALPIGFTSSGSIHTLNIPNADSTITGLVTATAQRFGGDKSFKNNLTVSGTTTLSPTAATDTSFLMINANNQVTRRNFSSFSFPGIQNLNGLTATTQTFTNSTNQALPIGFTSSGSTHTLNIPNADSTITGLVTTTAQRFGGDKSFKGNLTVSGITTLSPVSNTTDTGFLMINANNQVTRRNFSTFSFPGIQNLNGLTTTTQTFANSTNQALPIGFTSSGSIHTLNIPNSDSTITGLMTATTQRFGGDKSFKNNLTVSGTTTLAGANSTTDTLFLMTNLTNSQVERRNISSLPFIQNLNGLTTSTQSFGVTTNAAAIAFNSAGSTHNLNIPDADASNRGVINTGSQTFAGAKIFNSTITVNNTGSTGTSGLAIPKLTSATSETSGAKSIGVDASGNVVRTPTSPTYYTTGGTANVTKVWIGRATNTAGTGTLNFDISSAGFTNVLNIQATAQRNGTNAIQQPFAVITTATTTAVQIKITRGYLMLLLGNSLVAEDDVNTVVHLRVEGN, from the coding sequence ATGCCATTACCTATCAGAAACAAAATATTATTATTGGTGATTCTATTGCTGGCATTTGTGAAAAGTGAAGCGCAAGTAAAAATAGGAACCTCTCCTACTTCACTGGAAAAGTCAGCACTACTTGAATTGAATGGAAACAGGCAAGGGCTTTTATTGCCCAGGCTTTCCGATACATCCATCATCAATACACTTGCACCGCCTGATGGTATGTTGATATACTATCAGGCCAATAACAGTGGAAGAGGATTGTATTTACGTAAGTCTGGCTTCTGGCAAAGAATAACAACCGATTCCCTGTTAAATGCCAGTTTAGTTAGTTGGAATCTGGCAGGTAATAACAGCTTAACCGGAACAGAAAAACTAGGCCCCAATAATGCCGTACCCCTGAACATCGTTACTGCCGGAACAAGCCGGATTGTAATAGACGCTACCGGTAACACCAGTATTATTGGCAACACTACATTGGGCGGCACATTCACATTAAACCCTGCTGCAACATCCACAGATACAACAGCTTTATTTCTCAATAGCAGTAACACCGTAGTTAAAAGAAATTTAAACAATGTTGCATTTTCAGGTGCTATACAAAGTATCAACGGATTGACACCAAGCGCACAAACCATAAGCACAAACGCAACAGCAGGAGCGCTGGGTTTCACAAGCACTGGTAGTTCCCATGTATTAAGTATACCAGATGCAAGTATATCTACGAGAGGTTTCGTTAATCTAACAGACCAAAGTTTTGCGGGAAACAAAACCTTTTCCAATAACCTTACAGTTGCAGGAATAACATCATTGATAGCATCAGCTAATACAACGGATACTAATTTCCTGATGTTAAATGCAGCTAATCAGGTTACAAAAAGAAACTTTAGCTCTTTTCCAGGTATTCAAAGCTTAAATGGTTTAACCGCAGCCACTCAAACCTTTGCTACAAGTGCAAACCAGGCTACAGCAATAGGATTTTCAAGCACCGGAACAGTACATACTCTCAATCTCACTGATGCTGATTCTACTATAAGAGGATTTGTTACTACTAGTGCACAGAGATTTGGTGGAGATAAATCGTTCAAAAACAACGTTACAGTATCAGGAATTACTACGTTATCTCCCACTGCTGCTACAGATACCAGTTTTCTGATGATCAATGCAGCCAACCAGGTTACCAGAAGAAACTTTAGCTCATTCTCATTCCCCGGTATTCAAAGCCTGAATGGATTAACAGCTACAGCACAAACATTCGCTAATTCTACTAACCAGGCTTTACCTATTGGTTTTACTAGTTCTGGCTCTATACATACTTTGAATATTCCCAATGCAGATTCCACTATTACAGGATTGGTAACAGCTACAGCACAAAGATTTGGTGGAGATAAATCGTTCAAAAACAATCTTACTGTTTCAGGAACGACTACACTTTCACCAACCGCTGCTACAGATACCAGCTTTTTAATGATCAATGCCAATAACCAGGTTACAAGAAGAAACTTTAGTTCATTCTCATTCCCCGGTATTCAAAACTTAAATGGATTAACAGCTACAACACAGACTTTCACTAACTCTACTAACCAGGCTTTACCTATCGGTTTTACAAGTTCTGGCTCTACACATACTTTGAATATCCCCAATGCAGATTCTACTATTACAGGATTGGTGACAACTACAGCACAAAGATTTGGTGGAGATAAGTCTTTCAAGGGAAATCTAACAGTATCAGGAATTACAACCTTATCACCTGTATCTAATACTACAGACACTGGATTCCTGATGATTAACGCCAATAATCAGGTTACCAGAAGAAACTTTAGTACATTCTCGTTCCCCGGTATTCAAAACTTAAATGGGTTAACAACCACAACACAAACTTTCGCTAACTCTACAAATCAGGCTCTGCCAATCGGTTTTACTAGTTCAGGTTCGATACATACCTTGAACATTCCTAATTCGGATTCAACCATTACTGGATTAATGACAGCTACAACACAAAGATTTGGTGGAGATAAATCTTTTAAAAACAATCTGACAGTTTCAGGAACCACAACACTTGCTGGTGCAAATAGTACCACTGATACTCTTTTTCTTATGACAAATCTTACAAATAGTCAGGTAGAAAGAAGAAATATCAGTTCATTACCATTTATACAAAATCTCAATGGGCTTACAACAAGTACACAATCTTTTGGAGTAACTACGAACGCTGCAGCTATTGCATTTAATAGCGCAGGCTCTACACATAATTTAAATATTCCAGATGCAGATGCTTCCAACAGAGGAGTTATAAATACTGGCAGCCAAACTTTTGCGGGAGCAAAAATATTTAATAGCACAATTACTGTTAACAACACTGGCTCTACTGGAACCAGCGGACTAGCTATACCAAAATTGACTAGCGCTACATCAGAAACAAGTGGCGCAAAATCTATTGGAGTAGATGCATCAGGAAACGTTGTAAGAACGCCAACTTCTCCCACTTATTATACAACAGGTGGAACTGCGAATGTGACAAAGGTCTGGATAGGTAGAGCTACTAATACAGCAGGTACTGGAACACTAAATTTTGATATAAGTAGTGCAGGCTTCACCAACGTTTTAAATATACAAGCAACTGCACAAAGAAATGGAACTAATGCTATTCAACAACCTTTTGCCGTAATCACTACAGCAACCACTACCGCTGTACAAATCAAAATAACAAGAGGTTATCTGATGCTTCTTTTAGGAAATAGTTTGGTTGCTGAAGATGATGTAAATACAGTGGTACATTTAAGAGTAGAAGGGAACTAA
- a CDS encoding T9SS type A sorting domain-containing protein → MNKVIIILLITLQGLCVQAQTSDIYIPANSTVGFFTTDTTAIFGNIKIDGTIILPTRSFVYFMGETWRNATANNIIDESLNGASAIGGTVRFTQISRPGTIPIQQKIFGSYTAASQTGTYFPNFQLDNASGLMVNDSSDIAIRNNLHFINGKIIISRANVVIGSPSRRGSITGFNENNYIVTGGSLFGGFLYRLRILPDESDSTVFPIGTSANSYTPFSMINHGEADDFRARVFSRVLEHGLFGINISDQSTNKTWIVANTKPIFNASIRFQHIIEDEGTAFSAGRKYSYVSHLNSAGWDTTGVFSTPKSPGTITTGQKLNNSATLTRTFRLSQPESFLFAEFVRSYGVDNPVNTFNFTAKRISPILALLNITVNNDNNVMYYEIQKRRLNVTNWEAVDTLMPANINGNHTYSWYDNDVYYTDIIQYRIRIIAPDGTYTYSVIRNIDGIAPDFFVQVFPNPGYDQFYLRLVNAPDVENMVVYDNYGQFLFSKVITNSLTPFNLGTYPQGNYYVVLYGKGKRKIMTEKVIKLNR, encoded by the coding sequence ATGAATAAAGTAATTATCATATTGCTAATTACTTTACAAGGTTTGTGTGTACAAGCACAAACCTCAGATATATACATCCCTGCCAACAGCACCGTAGGCTTTTTCACCACTGACACCACCGCCATTTTTGGAAACATCAAAATTGACGGAACCATTATTCTCCCAACCAGAAGCTTTGTGTATTTCATGGGGGAAACCTGGAGAAATGCTACAGCCAACAATATCATCGACGAATCCTTAAATGGAGCCAGTGCTATTGGAGGTACTGTTCGGTTTACACAAATAAGCAGGCCTGGAACAATTCCCATACAACAGAAAATATTCGGGTCTTATACAGCAGCTAGCCAAACCGGAACCTATTTCCCAAACTTCCAACTGGATAATGCATCCGGTTTAATGGTAAACGATAGCAGTGACATAGCCATCCGCAATAATCTGCATTTTATTAATGGAAAGATTATTATCAGCCGTGCTAACGTAGTAATCGGTTCTCCCTCCCGCAGGGGAAGTATTACCGGCTTCAACGAAAACAATTACATAGTAACAGGTGGTAGTTTGTTTGGTGGATTTTTATACAGGCTGAGAATATTACCCGATGAATCGGACAGTACTGTTTTCCCCATCGGTACTTCTGCCAACTCCTATACTCCTTTTTCTATGATCAACCATGGAGAAGCGGATGATTTTAGAGCAAGGGTGTTCAGCAGAGTCTTAGAGCATGGATTATTCGGAATTAACATCAGTGACCAGAGTACCAACAAAACATGGATAGTTGCCAACACCAAACCCATTTTTAACGCAAGCATCCGTTTTCAACATATTATCGAGGATGAGGGTACCGCTTTCAGTGCAGGAAGAAAATACAGTTATGTGAGTCACCTTAATTCTGCCGGTTGGGATACTACGGGTGTGTTCTCTACACCTAAGTCACCAGGTACTATTACCACCGGGCAAAAACTCAATAACTCAGCTACGCTTACCCGAACATTCCGTTTGTCGCAGCCAGAGAGTTTTTTGTTTGCCGAGTTCGTTAGATCCTATGGTGTGGATAACCCTGTGAATACCTTCAATTTTACAGCGAAACGTATCAGTCCTATCCTGGCGCTCCTGAACATTACTGTGAATAACGACAATAATGTGATGTACTACGAAATTCAGAAACGCAGGCTAAATGTTACCAACTGGGAAGCCGTGGATACCCTGATGCCTGCTAACATAAATGGCAACCATACCTATTCCTGGTATGACAATGATGTGTATTATACCGACATTATTCAATATCGCATCCGCATTATTGCACCGGATGGTACTTACACCTATTCTGTTATCCGCAATATCGATGGCATTGCACCTGACTTCTTTGTGCAGGTATTCCCCAACCCTGGTTACGACCAGTTCTATTTACGTTTAGTAAACGCACCGGATGTGGAAAACATGGTAGTTTATGACAACTATGGCCAGTTCCTGTTCTCCAAAGTAATCACCAATTCCTTAACGCCATTTAACCTGGGCACTTATCCACAGGGTAACTACTACGTTGTGCTATATGGAAAAGGCAAAAGAAAGATCATGACCGAAAAAGTGATCAAATTGAACAGATAG
- the nadA gene encoding quinolinate synthase NadA → MDINIFEARSKVNEKGFLDIDVNPSLDLFQEIERLKKEKNAILLAHYYQEPDIQDVADYIGDSLGLAQQAAKTDADIIVFAGVHFMAETAKILNPNKKVLLPDLKAGCSLADSAPAELFRRFKEKYPDHLVVSYINCSAEIKALSDIICTSGNAEKIIESIPEDQPIIFAPDKNLGGYLNRKTGRNMVLWNGACMVHEIFSLEKIMKLKMRNPKAKLVAHPECEEAILRISDFIGSTTQLLKFVVKDDAQEYIVATETGILHQMQQDAPTKTLIPAPPNNSCACNDCPHMKLNTLEKLYLCMEYETPEIHMDEKLRLASLRPIERMLDISRAAGLIG, encoded by the coding sequence ATGGATATCAACATTTTTGAAGCAAGATCCAAAGTGAATGAAAAAGGCTTTCTGGATATTGACGTGAATCCTTCTTTGGATTTGTTTCAGGAAATTGAAAGATTGAAAAAAGAAAAAAACGCAATACTGCTGGCGCACTATTATCAGGAGCCGGATATCCAGGATGTGGCGGATTACATTGGGGATAGTTTAGGGTTAGCACAACAGGCTGCCAAAACAGATGCGGACATCATTGTTTTCGCCGGTGTGCATTTTATGGCGGAAACAGCGAAAATTTTAAATCCGAATAAAAAGGTGTTGCTGCCAGATCTTAAAGCAGGTTGTTCACTGGCCGACAGTGCCCCTGCAGAGTTGTTCAGACGGTTCAAAGAGAAGTATCCCGATCACCTGGTGGTTTCTTACATCAATTGCAGTGCTGAAATCAAGGCTTTAAGCGATATCATCTGCACAAGTGGCAACGCAGAAAAGATAATTGAGAGCATTCCGGAAGATCAGCCGATCATTTTTGCACCGGACAAAAATCTGGGCGGATACCTAAACAGGAAAACGGGGCGCAATATGGTCCTTTGGAACGGCGCGTGTATGGTTCATGAGATTTTCAGTTTGGAGAAGATAATGAAGCTTAAAATGCGCAATCCGAAGGCAAAGCTGGTGGCTCACCCGGAGTGTGAAGAAGCAATTCTGAGAATTTCGGATTTTATAGGCAGTACCACCCAGTTATTGAAGTTTGTGGTGAAGGATGATGCACAGGAATACATCGTGGCCACCGAAACGGGAATTTTGCACCAGATGCAACAGGATGCACCCACAAAAACGTTGATTCCTGCACCACCGAATAATTCATGTGCATGCAACGATTGTCCACACATGAAATTGAACACGCTGGAAAAGTTATACCTGTGCATGGAATACGAAACGCCGGAAATTCACATGGACGAAAAATTACGACTGGCATCCCTTCGCCCGATCGAAAGGATGCTGGACATCAGCAGGGCAGCTGGCTTAATAGGGTAG
- a CDS encoding peptidylprolyl isomerase, with product MSVIQRIRDKAAWIIFGAIALALIAFIVQDASFRRGSLFSNSTTVGKVNGESIDKKEFDAKVDLVQQMQGAQNSQRNQLTASVWNFMVEQTILHQQLDKLGIVVPGKELSDILFDPTSSPFAREFTDPQTGVFDVEKAKQAFAQLKKSRNAEQLNMIMQAYVQPAVDRALMQKYQALITQAVYIPKWMAEKTNADNSAIANISYVYVPYSTVTDSTVKVSDDEIAAYVSKHPNEFKQEEETRSISYVTFDASANGSDTAAALNLINELKPEFATTSDAKSFLGTKGTENPYYDGYVTRANMKMPNADSIMSLADGQTFGPYLDGSNFTVAKMVGRREMPDSVKVRHILIKEGEQGQLTLPDSVAKARIDSIEAAVKGGASFEALVQKYSDDPGSKATNGEYEFASTQFAGLSKEFAEVAFYGNVGDKKVVKVENGAYAGYHYIEVLSQKNKQIAYKVAYLAKPISASSETIGTASTAAMQFASASKSKAQFDEAANKANKFPSPSPDIKENDFSIMGLGENRQFVKWIFENKVGDVSDPTEIGDKYVVAIITGVNKAGTLSARAARPMVEGILKNEKKAQQILAKFTGNSLEAYAQSTGTAVQRADSLSFQSPFIPAVGSEPKVVGAAFNKDVQGKVSAAIAGNTGVFAVKGEGVSAKPSFGGADGQRTALENSMRSQIGYRALDALRKAAVIKDNRSTFY from the coding sequence ATGTCAGTTATTCAACGAATTCGTGACAAGGCAGCGTGGATAATATTTGGTGCGATTGCTTTGGCATTGATAGCTTTTATTGTACAGGACGCTTCTTTTCGTCGTGGCAGTTTATTTAGTAACAGTACTACTGTTGGTAAAGTAAACGGCGAAAGCATAGATAAAAAGGAATTTGATGCTAAGGTGGATTTAGTGCAGCAAATGCAAGGCGCTCAAAATTCACAGCGTAACCAGTTAACTGCTAGCGTGTGGAATTTTATGGTGGAACAAACCATTTTGCATCAGCAGCTGGATAAACTGGGAATTGTTGTTCCGGGTAAAGAATTAAGTGACATATTATTTGATCCTACTTCTTCTCCTTTCGCGAGAGAATTTACCGATCCACAAACTGGTGTGTTTGATGTGGAAAAAGCTAAACAGGCTTTTGCTCAATTAAAGAAAAGCAGAAACGCTGAGCAGCTGAATATGATTATGCAGGCTTATGTGCAGCCAGCTGTTGACAGAGCCCTGATGCAAAAGTACCAGGCCCTGATTACCCAGGCTGTTTACATTCCAAAATGGATGGCTGAAAAAACAAACGCTGACAATAGTGCTATTGCTAATATATCATATGTATATGTGCCCTACTCTACTGTAACTGACAGTACTGTAAAAGTAAGTGACGACGAAATCGCAGCTTATGTAAGCAAGCACCCAAATGAATTTAAGCAGGAAGAAGAAACAAGGTCTATATCTTATGTAACCTTCGACGCTTCTGCCAACGGCAGTGATACTGCTGCTGCGTTGAACCTGATCAACGAACTGAAACCAGAATTTGCTACCACTTCTGACGCAAAATCATTTTTAGGAACAAAAGGAACAGAAAACCCGTATTACGATGGTTATGTTACCCGCGCTAATATGAAAATGCCAAATGCTGATAGCATTATGAGCCTGGCAGATGGTCAGACTTTCGGCCCTTACCTGGACGGAAGCAATTTCACCGTAGCTAAAATGGTTGGCCGTCGTGAAATGCCTGATTCTGTAAAAGTTCGCCACATCTTAATTAAAGAAGGTGAGCAAGGTCAGTTGACTTTACCCGACAGCGTTGCAAAAGCACGTATCGACAGTATTGAAGCTGCTGTTAAAGGTGGCGCCAGCTTTGAAGCACTTGTTCAGAAATATTCTGATGATCCGGGAAGCAAAGCTACCAATGGTGAATATGAATTTGCTTCTACCCAGTTCGCTGGTTTAAGCAAAGAATTTGCTGAGGTTGCTTTCTATGGTAACGTTGGTGATAAAAAAGTAGTGAAAGTGGAAAACGGCGCTTATGCTGGTTACCATTATATAGAGGTGTTGTCACAAAAAAATAAGCAGATTGCTTATAAAGTGGCTTACCTGGCAAAACCAATTTCTGCCAGCTCAGAAACAATTGGTACTGCAAGTACTGCTGCTATGCAATTTGCATCTGCCAGCAAATCAAAAGCTCAGTTTGACGAAGCTGCTAATAAAGCAAACAAATTCCCTTCTCCTTCTCCTGACATTAAAGAGAACGATTTCTCTATTATGGGTCTGGGCGAAAACAGGCAGTTTGTAAAATGGATTTTCGAAAATAAAGTGGGTGACGTTTCAGATCCTACTGAAATTGGCGATAAATATGTTGTTGCTATTATTACTGGTGTGAATAAAGCAGGTACTCTTTCTGCCCGTGCTGCAAGGCCAATGGTAGAAGGTATTCTGAAAAACGAGAAAAAAGCACAACAGATTCTGGCTAAGTTTACCGGCAACAGCCTGGAAGCTTACGCACAAAGCACTGGTACTGCCGTTCAACGTGCAGACAGTCTTTCTTTCCAATCGCCATTTATCCCGGCGGTGGGTAGCGAGCCTAAAGTGGTAGGTGCTGCTTTCAACAAAGATGTACAGGGTAAAGTTTCTGCAGCTATTGCAGGTAACACCGGTGTATTTGCTGTTAAAGGCGAAGGCGTTTCTGCAAAACCATCTTTCGGTGGTGCTGATGGTCAGCGTACTGCGCTGGAAAACAGCATGCGTTCACAAATCGGTTACCGTGCATTGGACGCTTTAAGAAAGGCTGCTGTTATAAAAGACAACAGGTCTACTTTTTATTAA
- a CDS encoding DUF2480 family protein encodes MQETIVNKVAESGLLTLDLEEFYPKGDIVMFDLKDYLFMGLILKEKDFRAALLGLDWETFRDKYVAVTCTADAIIPLWAYMLVASYLQPIAKDVVAGDEKTLINTLFVKNLASLKGEEYLDKRVVVKGCGELPIPETAYLEVTNKLRPFAKSIMYGEPCSTVPVYKKK; translated from the coding sequence ATGCAGGAAACTATTGTAAACAAGGTTGCGGAGAGTGGTTTATTAACACTGGATCTGGAAGAATTCTATCCAAAAGGTGATATTGTGATGTTTGATTTGAAGGATTACCTGTTTATGGGCCTGATTCTGAAAGAAAAAGATTTCAGAGCAGCATTGCTGGGGCTGGATTGGGAAACTTTCCGGGATAAATATGTAGCTGTAACCTGTACCGCTGATGCTATTATACCACTTTGGGCCTATATGCTGGTGGCCAGTTATTTACAGCCAATTGCAAAAGATGTGGTAGCCGGCGATGAAAAGACACTTATTAACACCTTGTTTGTGAAAAACCTGGCTTCACTGAAAGGAGAAGAATACCTGGATAAACGTGTGGTGGTAAAAGGATGTGGAGAACTGCCTATTCCTGAAACGGCTTATCTGGAAGTTACCAACAAACTAAGGCCTTTTGCCAAAAGCATTATGTACGGCGAACCTTGCAGCACCGTGCCTGTGTATAAGAAAAAATAG